A window of the Sardina pilchardus chromosome 21, fSarPil1.1, whole genome shotgun sequence genome harbors these coding sequences:
- the dele1 gene encoding death ligand signal enhancer, whose product MWRVQGIVGRVLYRWHSNTPLRLTQSPLREDEVINTSSLLSTNFHSDNREDGEERRRKRTSQFYYTGLPRYTALDAVGLGAAAVLLMQICKRIHFQFTNVGEQNPRPTQHREPGLIRRCSYRILLDIISRQQDLTRHVLPGALSLNRQRGALETLDQSSSSGSTSSVSCDQQVALLSQESALSEESFEDASVLCNEAKPEKQKEQISQDSLPPEEKLTEATENLKHVADTSVPVILNIIGLESAKAGDYEAAFSCFLASAQHRYSKAQFNVGVCYEKGRGVQRNLNKALQFYRRAAAAGHRQAQYRCAKLLLSSRRQQRAEDLDTAITLLQSAAAAGLTEAQLYLGVLFSQDPTRDEGKAVQFLRMAAQSGDSAGLLYLGQCYENGVGVNQCLSTAVNLYRQSTAAGNQRARGLLTALCSREEDRVLRSIRSAPSFSALDGMTLGSVLSEVFQETGPGQRQVSDWPVQPLPHSWSTGNLRVPPTHLYPLSSADNAASKWTIGVG is encoded by the exons ATGTGGCGGGTACAAGGCATTGTCGGCAGGG TTCTGTACCGTTGGCACAGCAATACACCCCTTCGGCTGACACAGAGTCCCCTTCGAGAGGATGAAGTCATTAACACTTCTAGCCTCCTGTCCACCAACTTCCACTCTGACAATAG ggaggatggggaggagaggaggaggaagcggaCGTCTCAGTTCTACTACACTGGGCTGCCCCGATACACAGCACTGGATGCTGTGGGCTTG GGTGCAGCAGCGGTTCTCCTCATGCAGATTTGCAAACGGATCCACTTCCAGTTCACTAATGTGGGTGAGCAGAACCCCAGgccaacacagcacagagaacCGGGGCTCATTCGGAGGTGTAGTTACCGGATTCTGCTAGACATCA TTTCTAGACAGCAGGACTTGACAAGGCATGTTCTGCCTGGTGCACTGAGTCTAAACCGTCAAAGGGGGGCGCTAGAAACACTTGACCAAAGCTCCAGCTCCGGCAGCACATCCTCTGTGTCCTGTGACCAGCAGGTGGCACTACTGAGCCAAGAGTCAGCACTATCAG AGGAGTCATTTGAAGATGCCAGTGTTCTCTGCAATGAAGCCAAACCTGAAAAGCAGAAAGAACAG ATTTCACAGGATTCTCTCCCACCAGAAGAGAAACTGACCGAGGCTACAGAGAACCTAAAACACGTGGCAGACACTAGCGTTCCAGTTATACTCAATATCATTG gtctggAGAGTGCGAAGGCCGGTGATTACGAGGCTGCGTTCTCCTGTTTCCTGGCCTCTGCTCAGCACCGCTACAGCAAAGCCCAGTTCAACGTTGGCGTCTGCTATGAGAAGGGCCGAGGAGTCCAGAGGAACCTGAACAAG gcacTGCAGTTCTACAggcgagcagcagcagcaggccacaGGCAGGCTCAGTACCGCTGTGCCAAACTCCTCCTGAGCAGCAGGAGGCAGCAGCGCGCAGAGGACCTGGACACGGCCATCACGTTACTGCagagcgccgccgccgccggcctcACCGAG GCTCAGCTGTATCTGGGGGTGCTGTTCTCCCAGGACCCCACCAGAGACGAGGGCAAGGCCGTCCAGTTCCTCCGCATGGCCGCGCAGAGCGGG gACAGCGCGGGGCTGCTGTACCTGGGTCAGTGCTATGAGAACGGCGTCGGAGTGAATCAGTGTCTGAGCACGGCGGTCAACCTGTACAGGCAGTCGACAGCGGCAGGGAACCAGCGGGCCAGGGGTCTACTGACCGCTCTGTGTTCTCGGGAAG AGGACCGTGTTCTGCGTTCGATCCGGTCCGCTCCCTCCTTCTCGGCGCTGGACGGGATGACCCTGGGCTCGGTGCTCTCTGAGGTGTTCCAAGAGACGGGCCCGGGTCAACGACAGGTCTCTGATTGGCCGGTTCAGCCTCTGCCGCACTCGTGGAGCACGGGCAACCTCAGGGTCCCGCCCACTCACCTCTACCCACTCTCAAGTGCTGACAACGCAGCCAGCAAATGGACCATAGGAGTGGgataa